The Zingiber officinale cultivar Zhangliang chromosome 9A, Zo_v1.1, whole genome shotgun sequence genome window below encodes:
- the LOC122021742 gene encoding cyclin-dependent kinase inhibitor 4-like isoform X2 — protein MGKYMRKAKISGEVAVMELSHGVRTRARTLAAAAASCAYLELRSRRLEKPLPLPPACKAFPEPSPSPGLRASSGSAGSFSTRRCSLDNEAPPDAQASFGENILEVEATDRNKRETTPCSLIRNPEEIQTPGSTNRPTRSRATNRRIQTFRQNLPNAHEMEEFFSREEQLQQRIFIERYEWVKIDF, from the exons ATGGGAAAGTATATGAGGAAGGCGAAGATCTCTGGCGAGGTCGCCGTCATGGAGCTCTCCCATGGCGTACGCACTCGCGCCCGGACCCTCGCAGCCGCCGCCGCCTCCTGTGCCTATCTCGAGCTCCGAAGCCGCCGCCTTGAGAAACCCCTTCCCCTGCCTCCGGCCTGCAAGGCCTTCCCCGAGCCCAGTCCTAGCCCCGGCCTGAGAGCAAGTTCGGGATCTGCGGGGTCCTTCTCAACGAGGCGATGCTCACTGGACAACGAGGCTCCGCCGGATGCGCAGGCGTCGTTCGGGGAGAATATTCTCGAGGTCGAAGCAACGGACAG GAACAAGAGGGAAACAACGCCTTGCAGTCTGATCAGAAATCCAGAAGAAATACAGACTCCAGGTTCGACAAATAGACCAACCAGATCTAGAGCCACTAACCGAAGAATTCAAACCTTCCGTCAGAACTTGCCTAATGCTCATGAAATGGAAGAGTTCTTCTCTAGGGAAGAACAACTCCAGCAACGAATATTTATCGAAAG GTATGAATGGGTGAAAATTGACTTCTAG
- the LOC122021742 gene encoding cyclin-dependent kinase inhibitor 4-like isoform X1, whose protein sequence is MGKYMRKAKISGEVAVMELSHGVRTRARTLAAAAASCAYLELRSRRLEKPLPLPPACKAFPEPSPSPGLRASSGSAGSFSTRRCSLDNEAPPDAQASFGENILEVEATDRNKRETTPCSLIRNPEEIQTPGSTNRPTRSRATNRRIQTFRQNLPNAHEMEEFFSREEQLQQRIFIERYNFDPANDHPLPGRYEWVKIDF, encoded by the exons ATGGGAAAGTATATGAGGAAGGCGAAGATCTCTGGCGAGGTCGCCGTCATGGAGCTCTCCCATGGCGTACGCACTCGCGCCCGGACCCTCGCAGCCGCCGCCGCCTCCTGTGCCTATCTCGAGCTCCGAAGCCGCCGCCTTGAGAAACCCCTTCCCCTGCCTCCGGCCTGCAAGGCCTTCCCCGAGCCCAGTCCTAGCCCCGGCCTGAGAGCAAGTTCGGGATCTGCGGGGTCCTTCTCAACGAGGCGATGCTCACTGGACAACGAGGCTCCGCCGGATGCGCAGGCGTCGTTCGGGGAGAATATTCTCGAGGTCGAAGCAACGGACAG GAACAAGAGGGAAACAACGCCTTGCAGTCTGATCAGAAATCCAGAAGAAATACAGACTCCAGGTTCGACAAATAGACCAACCAGATCTAGAGCCACTAACCGAAGAATTCAAACCTTCCGTCAGAACTTGCCTAATGCTCATGAAATGGAAGAGTTCTTCTCTAGGGAAGAACAACTCCAGCAACGAATATTTATCGAAAG GTACAACTTCGATCCCGCTAATGACCACCCACTTCCTGGTAGGTATGAATGGGTGAAAATTGACTTCTAG